The region CAGGATCAGCGGCAGGGTGGCCGCCGCCGTCCCGTGGAAGAGCACCTCGGGCGGCGCCGCCGGCGCGAGGCCCAGGTCCACCGGCAGGGTGTGCCCCTGGCTGGCCCTTATCCGCCGGCCGTCCTCGGAGTACGCGAACCGCCGCTTGTTGTTGGTGGCGACCACGTGGTCCAGCTCCGCCCGCGTCAGGCTCCTGCCGTGGGCGGAGCACGCGGCCAGCAGCGCGCCCACGTCCACCCAGCCCGCCTCGTCCAGCGCCAGCCCTATCCGCTCCGGCCGGTGCCGCAGCACCAGCGACAGGAACTTCGACGTCTTGACCGTCCGCTTCTCGTCCAGCATCCCCCCGGCCCCCCTGATGTCCCCGGGCGTCTCAGACGCCCTGGCTGACCGAACTCATGTTGAAGTCCGGCACCCGCAGCGCCGGCGCCGCCGCCCGGGTGAAGTAGTCGCTCCACTCGCGGGGCAGCGTCCGCTCGCTGCGGCCCGCCTCGACCGCCCGGCCCAGCAGGTCGACCGGTGATTCGTTGAAGCGGAAGTTGTTCACCACGCCCGACACCTCGCCGCCTTCGACCAGGTAGACGCCGTCCCTGGTCAGGCCGGTCAGCAGCAGCGTCGCCGGATCGACCTCGCGGATGTACCACAGGCAGGTCAGCAGCAGGCCGCGCTCGGTGCCCGCCACCATCTCGGCCAGCGACCGCTTGCCGCCGCCCTCCAGGATCAGGTTGTCGGCCGCCGGCGCCATCGGCAGCCCGGTCAGCGCGGCGCTGTGCCGGGTGGTCGGCAGATTGCGCAGGGTGCCGTCCCGCAGCCAGTCCACCGGGCCGACCGGCAGCCCGTTGTCGAAGACCGAGGCGTCGTCGCCCGACGCGTGCGCGACCACGAAGGGCGCCGACTCCAGGCCCGGCTCGCCCGGGTCGCTGCGCAGCGTCAGCGGCAGCGCCGCCAGCTGCTCGCCGACCCGGGTGCCGCCGCCGGCCCTGCTGAAGACCGTACGGCCCTCCGCGGCGTCCCGGGCGCCCGAGGACCACAGCTGGTAGACCATCAGGTCGGCGACCGCCGACGGCGGCAGCAGCGTCTCGTAGCGCCCGGCCGGCAGGTCGATCCGCCGCTCCGCCCAGGCCAGCCGCTGCGCCAGTTCGGCGTCCAGCGCCAGCGGGTCGACATCGGTGAAGTCCCGGGTGGCCGCGCCCGCCCACGCCGACCGGGTGCGGTCGGGGGACTTGGCGTTGACCTCCAGCGTGCCGTTCGGCTGGTCGTGCCGCAGCCGCAGCCCGGCCGACGTGCCCAGATACGTCGAGGTCACCGAGTGGAAGGCGAAGCCGTACAGCTGCCGCCCGCCGGCCCGCGCGAGGGCGAAGGCCTCCCCGAGCGCGGGCGCGAAGGCCGCGAAGACCCCCGAGGCGGTCTCGGCCGGCGCGTCGGTGAAGTCCGCGGACTGCGGCACCCCGGTCACCAGCGGCTGCGCGTCCTCGGCGGGACCTGCCTCGCGGGCCGCCGCCTCGGCCGCCCGCACCAGCGGCTCCAGCTCGTCCGCGGTGACCGCGGAGCGCGACACCACCCCGGAGGCGGCGCCCTGCCCGCCGTCCACCGTCGCGATGACCGTCAGCGTCCGCCCGCGGGTGACCCCGTTGGTGGTCAGCGCGTTGCCGGCCCAGCGCAGATTGGCGCTGGACTCCTCGTCGGCGATGACCACACAGCCGTCCGCCGCCGACAGCTCCAGCGCCCGTTCGACCAGCTCGTGCGGCTTCGTCGTCGTGCTCATCGCCCCGCCTCCTGGGTGGTGTTCAGAATGTTGACGCCCCGGAACAGCGCGGAGGGGCACCCGTGGGACACCGCGGCGATCTGGCCCGGCTGGGCCTTCCCGCAGTTGAACGCCCCGCCCAGGACGTAGGTCTGCGGGCCGCCGACGGCCTCCATCGAGCCCCAGAAGTCGGTGGTGGTGGCCTGGTAGGCGAAGTCCTTGACCTGGCCGTCGAGGCGGCCGCCCCGGATCGCGTACGCCCGCTGACCGGTGAACTGGAAGTTGTAGCGCTGCATGTCGATCGACCAGGACCGGTCGCCGACCACGTAGATGCCGCGTTCGACCCCGCCGATCAGCTCCTCGGTGGACGGGCCGTCCGGCGCGGGCTGGAGGGAGACGTTCGCCATCCGCTGGACCGGGACATGGCCGGGGGAGTCGGCGTAGGCGCAGCCGTTGGAGCGCTCGAAGCCGGTGAGCCTCGCGATCCTGCGGTCCAGCTGGTAGCCGACCAGCACACCGTCCCTGACCAGGTCCCAGGACTGGCCGGCCACGCCCTCGTCGTCGTAGCCGACGGTGGCCAGGCCGTGCTGGGCGGTGCGGTCGCCGGTGACGTGCATCAGCGGCGAGCCGTACTTCAGGGTGCCCAGCTGGTCGAAGGTCGCGAAGGAGGTGCCGGCGTAGGCGGCCTCGTAGCCGAGGGCGCGGTCCAGCTCGGTGGCGTGGCCGACGGACTCGTGGATGGTCAGCCACAGGTTGGACGGGTCGACCACCAGGTCGTACGCGCCCGCCTCGACCGAGGGCGCGCGCATCTTGTCGGCCAGCAGGCCGGGGATCGCGGCGAGTTCGCCGTCCCAGTCCCAGCCGCCGTCGGTCAGGTACTCCCAGCCGCGGCCGGCCGGCGGGGCCAGGGTGCGCATCGACTCGAAGCCGCCGCCGTCGGGGTCGACGCTGACCGCGGTGAGCTGCGGGTGCAGCCTGACCCGCTGCTGGGTGGTCGTGGTGCCCGCGGTGTCGGCGTAGAACTTGTTCTCGTGCACCGCGATCAGCGAGGCGTCCGCGTGCGAGACGCCGTCCGCGGCCAGCAGCCGGCCGCTCCACTCCGCGAGCAGCCCGGTCTTGTCCGCGTCGGGGACGTCGAACGGGTCGATCCCGTAGGCCGACACCCAGGTGCGGTCCGCGTGCACCGGCTCGTCCGCCAGCTCGACCCGCTCGTCGGAGCCGGCCGCCGCGATCACCTTGGCGCTCAGCTTGGCCATGG is a window of Streptomyces sp. NBC_01477 DNA encoding:
- a CDS encoding metallopeptidase TldD-related protein, which gives rise to MSTTTKPHELVERALELSAADGCVVIADEESSANLRWAGNALTTNGVTRGRTLTVIATVDGGQGAASGVVSRSAVTADELEPLVRAAEAAAREAGPAEDAQPLVTGVPQSADFTDAPAETASGVFAAFAPALGEAFALARAGGRQLYGFAFHSVTSTYLGTSAGLRLRHDQPNGTLEVNAKSPDRTRSAWAGAATRDFTDVDPLALDAELAQRLAWAERRIDLPAGRYETLLPPSAVADLMVYQLWSSGARDAAEGRTVFSRAGGGTRVGEQLAALPLTLRSDPGEPGLESAPFVVAHASGDDASVFDNGLPVGPVDWLRDGTLRNLPTTRHSAALTGLPMAPAADNLILEGGGKRSLAEMVAGTERGLLLTCLWYIREVDPATLLLTGLTRDGVYLVEGGEVSGVVNNFRFNESPVDLLGRAVEAGRSERTLPREWSDYFTRAAAPALRVPDFNMSSVSQGV
- a CDS encoding RNA 2'-phosphotransferase; its protein translation is MDEKRTVKTSKFLSLVLRHRPERIGLALDEAGWVDVGALLAACSAHGRSLTRAELDHVVATNNKRRFAYSEDGRRIRASQGHTLPVDLGLAPAAPPEVLFHGTAAATLPLILRDGLLPMARQDVHLSADRETAVRVGSRHGRPVVLAVDAAGLAAGGQVFRVSDNGVWLTGPVAPRWLRVQPG
- a CDS encoding TldD/PmbA family protein, whose protein sequence is MPHEVDQSFLALPLRALADAALARARALGADHADFRLERLRSAAWRLRDARPAGTSDSTDLGYAVRVVHGGAWGFASGVDLTMDAAAKVASQAVAMAKLSAKVIAAAGSDERVELADEPVHADRTWVSAYGIDPFDVPDADKTGLLAEWSGRLLAADGVSHADASLIAVHENKFYADTAGTTTTQQRVRLHPQLTAVSVDPDGGGFESMRTLAPPAGRGWEYLTDGGWDWDGELAAIPGLLADKMRAPSVEAGAYDLVVDPSNLWLTIHESVGHATELDRALGYEAAYAGTSFATFDQLGTLKYGSPLMHVTGDRTAQHGLATVGYDDEGVAGQSWDLVRDGVLVGYQLDRRIARLTGFERSNGCAYADSPGHVPVQRMANVSLQPAPDGPSTEELIGGVERGIYVVGDRSWSIDMQRYNFQFTGQRAYAIRGGRLDGQVKDFAYQATTTDFWGSMEAVGGPQTYVLGGAFNCGKAQPGQIAAVSHGCPSALFRGVNILNTTQEAGR